Proteins encoded in a region of the Zea mays cultivar B73 chromosome 2, Zm-B73-REFERENCE-NAM-5.0, whole genome shotgun sequence genome:
- the LOC103646895 gene encoding formin-like protein 18 isoform X2, whose amino-acid sequence MSMKSEFERRSNVQAMKLSSHEITTIAGRPATSTNSQDVKSAVAAVPSSNASDSICKPAAGPAPAPPPPPRPGYPLPKAPPAPSAPTPPVPPPKMPTAAGSSNPPPPGPPPPPAPRPAVGPGPPPSPSSAGPGPPPPPGRGGAGPPPPAMPGGPKARGPPPLKKAGNVAGPPVADNKTKLKPFFWDKVTANPDQAMVWDQIKAGSFQFNEEMIESLFGCHAADKKNADGKKDLAAKDTPQFVRILDAKKAQNLAISLKALSVSADEVRNAVMEGHELPIDLIQTLIRWTPSSDEELRLRLYTGELTQLGPAEQFLRTIIDIPYLYQRLDVLLFMSTLPEEAANAEQSFKTLEVACHELRNSRLFKKLLEAVLKTGNRMNDGTFRGGAQAFKLDTLLKLSDVKGVDGKTTLLHFVVQEIIRSEGVRAVRAAKEQNNSSISSVTSDDLTEDVSDDTEHYKQLGLGVVSSLGDDLQNVRKAAILDADTLTISVASLGHKLVKANEFLNTGMKSLDEDSGFHRKLGEFIEQSQVRVTQLLEEEKKLRALVRTTVDYFHGSTGKDEGLRLFVVVRDFLGILDKVCREVKEAAAKAAANNKKPSAAGSGSKGRQPSQSSSSFRDPRQQLVPAIKDRRSAAARSSSSSSDSD is encoded by the exons ATGTCAATGAAGTCAGAGTTTGAGCGACGCAGCAATGTGCAGGCGATGAAACTAAGTTCTCATGAAATAACTACCATTGCTGGACGTCCGGCGACCTCTACTAATTCTCAGGATGTGAAATCTGCTGTTGCTGCAGTTCCTTCTAGTAATGCCAGCGACAGCATATGTAaacctgcagctggtccagcaccagcaccaccaccaccaccacgtcCAGGTTATCCTCTCCCAAAGGCTCCTCCTGCACCATCTGCACCAACACCACCGGTACCACCTCCAAAGATGCCTACAGCTGCTGGTTCGAGCAATCCACCCCCACCAGGACCCCCACCGCCTCCTGCTCCCAGGCCTGCAGTTGGACCCGGACCTCCACCATCACCAAGTAGTGCCGGACCCGGACCTCCACCCCCACCAGGTAGAGGTGGAGCTGGACCTCCACCACCAGCCATGCCTGGTGGTCCAAAAGCGCGTGGTCCACCACCATTGAAGAAGGCAGGGAATGTTGCAGGTCCTCCTGTGGCAGACAATAAAACAAAGCTGAAGCCATTCTTCTGGGATAAAGTTACTGCAAATCCGGATCAAGCAATGGTGTGGGATCAAATTAAAGCAGGATCCTTCCA GTTTAATGAGGAGATGATCGAGAGCCTTTTTGGTTGTCATGCTGCTGACAAGAAAAATGCTGACGGCAAAAAGGATTTAGCAGCAAAGGATACCCCTCAATTTGTTAGGATACTCGATGCTAAAAAGGCACAGAACTTAGCGATATCACTGAAGGCATTGAGTGTTTCAGCTGACGAAGTACGTAATGCAGTTATGGAAG GGCATGAACTCCCTATTGATCTGATACAAACCTTGATAAGGTGGACTCCAAGCAGCGACGAGGAGCTAAGGCTTCGGTTATACACCGGGGAGCTCACTCAACTGGGTCCTGCAGAGCAATTCTTGAGGACCATCATTGACATACCTTACCTCTATCAGCGCCTGGATGTGTTGCTTTTCATGTCCACTTTGCCGGAAGAAGCTGCAAATGCAGAACAATCATTTAAAACCCTGGAG GTGGCCTGCCATGAGCTTCGGAACAGCCGTCTATTCAAGAAGCTGCTAGAGGCTGTACTCAAGACTGGCAACCGGATGAacgatggcacctttcgaggtgGGGCCCAGGCGTTCAAGCTGGACACCCTCCTGAAGCTCTCAGACGTGAAGGGGGTCGACGGCAAGACGACGCTGCTTCACTTTGTTGTCCAGGAGATCATTCGGTCAGAGGGCGTGCGTGCCGTTCGGGCCGCCAAAGAGCAGAACAACAGCAGCATATCCAGCGTGACTTCTGACGATCTCACCGAGGATGTCAGCGATGACACGGAGCACTACAAGCAGCTAGGCCTGGGCGTTGTTTCGAGCCTGGGAGACGACCTCCAGAACGTGCGGAAGGCAGCAATCCTGGACGCCGATACGCTGACCATCTCGGTGGCGAGCCTGGGGCACAAGTTGGTGAAGGCGAATGAGTTCTTGAACACGGGCATGAAGAGCTTAGACGAGGACAGTGGGTTCCATCGCAAGCTTGGCGAGTTCATCGAGCAGTCCCAGGTGCGTGTGACCCAGCTTCTGGAGGAGGAAAAGAAGCTACGGGCGCTGGTACGCACTACTGTAGACTACTTCCATGGGAGCACAGGGAAGGATGAGGGCCTACGGCTGTTCGTCGTTGTCCGCGACTTCCTGGGAATCCTGGACAAGGTGTGCAGAGAGGTGAAAGAGGCGGCTGCCAAGGCTGCTGCTAATAACAAGAAACCTTCAGCGGCAGGATCAGGATCAAAGGGAAGGCAACCGTCGCAGTCTTCTT